The Burkholderia cepacia genome includes a region encoding these proteins:
- a CDS encoding ABC transporter ATP-binding protein, protein MQSIPSSAAARQTQPAPAARTQNDAFVRIENVVKKFGDSTAVDNVSLTIAKNELFALLGSSGCGKSTLLRMLAGLETATSGKIFVDGEDLASLPPYRRPVNMMFQSYALFPHMTVESNVAFGLKQEGTPKNEIRERVADALALVQMSKYAKRKPHQLSGGQQQRVALARSLVKRPKLLLLDEPMSALDKKIRQKTQLELVNIIEKVDVTCVMVTHDQEEAMTMASRLAVMSEGKIVQIGAPGEVYEFPNSRFSAEFIGSTNLFEGRVVEDEPDHIFVESDDLEARMYVSHGITGPLGMPVGISVRPERIHVSREKPGSKHNWARGVVTDIAYMGSYSLYHVRLPSGKTVVSNLSSSHLMNDNAPAWNDDVFVSWSPASGVVLTQ, encoded by the coding sequence ATGCAATCGATACCCTCTTCCGCCGCTGCACGACAGACCCAACCGGCCCCCGCGGCCCGTACGCAAAACGACGCGTTCGTGCGCATCGAAAACGTCGTGAAGAAATTCGGCGACAGCACGGCCGTCGACAACGTGAGCCTGACGATCGCGAAGAACGAGCTGTTCGCGCTGCTCGGCAGCTCCGGCTGCGGCAAGTCGACGCTGCTGCGCATGCTCGCCGGGCTCGAGACGGCCACCTCCGGCAAGATCTTCGTCGACGGCGAGGACCTCGCGTCGCTGCCGCCGTACCGCCGCCCGGTCAACATGATGTTCCAGTCGTACGCGCTGTTCCCGCACATGACGGTCGAATCGAACGTCGCGTTCGGCCTGAAGCAGGAAGGCACGCCGAAGAACGAGATCAGGGAGCGCGTGGCCGACGCGCTCGCGCTCGTGCAGATGAGCAAGTACGCGAAGCGCAAGCCGCATCAGCTCTCCGGCGGCCAGCAGCAGCGCGTCGCGCTGGCCCGCTCGCTCGTCAAGCGCCCGAAGCTGCTGCTGCTCGACGAGCCGATGTCCGCGCTCGACAAGAAGATCCGCCAGAAGACCCAGCTCGAACTCGTGAACATCATCGAGAAGGTCGACGTGACCTGCGTGATGGTCACGCACGACCAGGAAGAGGCGATGACGATGGCGAGCCGCCTCGCGGTGATGAGCGAGGGCAAGATCGTGCAGATCGGCGCGCCGGGCGAGGTCTACGAGTTTCCGAACAGCCGTTTCTCCGCCGAATTCATCGGCTCGACGAACCTGTTCGAGGGCCGCGTGGTCGAGGACGAACCCGACCACATCTTCGTCGAAAGCGACGACCTCGAGGCGCGCATGTACGTGAGCCACGGCATCACGGGCCCGCTCGGCATGCCGGTCGGCATCTCGGTGCGCCCGGAGCGCATCCACGTGTCGCGCGAGAAGCCGGGCTCGAAACACAACTGGGCGCGCGGCGTCGTGACCGACATCGCGTACATGGGCAGCTACTCGCTGTACCACGTGCGCCTGCCGAGCGGCAAGACGGTGGTGTCGAACCTGTCGAGCTCGCACCTGATGAACGACAACGCGCCGGCGTGGAACGACGACGTGTTCGTGTCGTGGTCGCCGGCCAGCGGCGTCGTGCTGACGCAATGA
- a CDS encoding polyamine ABC transporter substrate-binding protein — protein sequence MRACFLRQACSVAALAAAAAFTSVASPSARADELNVYNWSDYIAPDTIPNFQKQTGIHVKYDNYDSDDTLQAKLLAGSSGYDIVVPTSNYMAKQIQAGVYQKLDKSKLPNLANLDPLLMKMISDADPGNQYGVPWAYGTDGIGYNVQAVKKALGDKAPVDSWALVFDPANMAKLKSCGVSFLDQAVDVFAATLQYMGKDPNSTNPADYQAAFEVLKKVRPYITQFNSSGYINDLANNDVCVVLGWSGDVGIAHRRAAEAKRSYDIRFANPKEGGLLWFDVMVIPKDAPHPEAALKWINYVSDPKVNAAITNTVFYPTANKAAHQFVTPAVAQDPTVYPPEDVLKKMVLMKPMPADILRLENRLWAQLKTGH from the coding sequence ATGCGTGCCTGCTTTCTTCGCCAAGCCTGTTCCGTTGCCGCCCTTGCCGCCGCGGCCGCGTTCACGTCGGTCGCCAGCCCGTCGGCGCGTGCCGACGAGCTGAACGTCTACAACTGGTCCGACTACATCGCACCGGACACGATCCCGAACTTCCAGAAGCAGACCGGCATCCACGTCAAGTACGACAACTACGACAGCGACGACACGCTGCAGGCGAAGCTGCTTGCCGGCAGTTCGGGCTACGACATCGTCGTGCCGACGTCGAACTACATGGCCAAGCAGATCCAGGCCGGCGTCTACCAGAAGCTCGACAAGTCGAAGCTGCCGAACCTCGCGAACCTCGATCCGCTGCTGATGAAGATGATCTCGGACGCCGATCCGGGCAACCAGTACGGCGTGCCCTGGGCCTACGGCACGGACGGCATCGGCTACAACGTGCAGGCGGTGAAGAAGGCGCTCGGCGACAAGGCGCCGGTCGACAGCTGGGCGCTGGTGTTCGACCCGGCCAACATGGCGAAGCTCAAGAGCTGCGGCGTGTCGTTCCTCGACCAGGCCGTCGACGTGTTCGCCGCGACGCTGCAGTACATGGGCAAGGACCCGAACAGCACGAACCCCGCCGACTACCAGGCGGCGTTCGAGGTCCTGAAGAAAGTCCGCCCGTACATCACCCAGTTCAACTCGTCCGGCTACATCAACGACCTCGCGAACAACGACGTGTGCGTCGTGCTCGGCTGGTCGGGCGACGTCGGCATCGCGCACCGCCGCGCGGCCGAAGCGAAGCGCTCGTACGACATCAGGTTCGCGAACCCGAAGGAAGGCGGCCTGCTGTGGTTCGACGTGATGGTGATCCCGAAGGATGCGCCGCACCCGGAGGCCGCGCTGAAGTGGATCAACTACGTCTCCGATCCGAAGGTCAACGCGGCGATCACCAACACGGTGTTCTACCCGACCGCGAACAAGGCCGCGCACCAGTTCGTCACGCCGGCCGTCGCGCAGGACCCGACCGTCTACCCGCCCGAAGACGTGCTGAAGAAGATGGTGCTGATGAAGCCGATGCCGGCCGACATCCTGCGCCTCGAGAACCGTCTGTGGGCCCAGTTGAAGACGGGCCACTGA
- a CDS encoding aspartate aminotransferase family protein: MTYRNESAWIQPAAPAAAPRTTQARSTAEYRALDAAHHIHPFSDMGALNRAGSRVIVKADGVYLWDSDGNKVIDGMAGLWCVNVGYGRKELADAAYRQIQELPFYNTFFKTTHPPVIELSAMLAEVTPAGFNHFFYCNSGSEGNDTVLRLVHQYWRVQGQPQKKFVISRKNGYHGSTIAGGTLGGMGYMHEQMPSKVEHIVHIDQPYFFGEAQPGETPEAFGLARAQQLEAKILELGAENVAAFIGEPFQGAGGVIFPPSTYWPEIQRICRKYDILLVADEVIGGFGRTGEWFAHQHFGFEPDLITMAKGLTSGYVPMGAVGIHERVARPIIDNGEFNHGLTYSGHPVAAAVAVANLKLLRDEGIVERVKHDTGPYFQALMRETFARHPIVGEVHGHGLVASLQLAEAPAERRRFANGGDVGTICRDFCFNGNLIMRATGDRMLLSPPLVISRQEIDELVSKAKKAVDATAQQLGIS, from the coding sequence ATGACGTACCGCAACGAATCTGCCTGGATCCAGCCCGCCGCGCCGGCCGCCGCACCGCGCACGACGCAGGCGCGCTCGACCGCCGAATACCGCGCGCTCGACGCCGCGCACCACATTCACCCGTTCTCGGACATGGGTGCGCTGAACCGCGCGGGCAGCCGCGTGATCGTGAAGGCCGACGGCGTCTACCTGTGGGACTCGGACGGCAACAAGGTCATCGACGGGATGGCCGGCCTCTGGTGCGTGAACGTCGGCTACGGCCGCAAGGAACTCGCCGACGCCGCGTATCGCCAGATCCAGGAACTGCCGTTCTACAACACCTTCTTCAAGACCACGCACCCGCCGGTGATCGAACTCTCCGCGATGCTCGCGGAAGTCACGCCGGCCGGCTTCAACCACTTCTTCTATTGCAACAGCGGCTCGGAAGGCAACGACACCGTGCTGCGCCTCGTGCACCAGTACTGGCGCGTGCAGGGCCAGCCGCAGAAGAAGTTCGTGATCTCGCGCAAGAACGGCTACCACGGCTCGACGATCGCCGGCGGCACGCTCGGCGGGATGGGCTACATGCACGAGCAGATGCCGTCGAAGGTCGAGCACATCGTGCACATCGACCAGCCGTATTTCTTCGGCGAGGCGCAGCCGGGCGAGACGCCGGAAGCGTTCGGCCTCGCGCGCGCGCAGCAGCTCGAGGCGAAGATCCTCGAACTCGGCGCGGAGAACGTCGCGGCGTTCATCGGCGAGCCGTTCCAGGGCGCGGGCGGCGTGATCTTCCCGCCGTCGACGTACTGGCCGGAAATCCAGCGGATCTGCCGCAAGTACGACATCCTGCTGGTGGCCGACGAAGTGATCGGCGGGTTCGGGCGCACCGGCGAATGGTTCGCGCACCAGCACTTCGGCTTCGAGCCGGACCTGATCACGATGGCCAAGGGCCTGACGTCGGGCTACGTGCCGATGGGCGCGGTCGGCATTCACGAGCGCGTGGCGCGGCCGATCATCGACAACGGCGAATTCAATCACGGCCTCACGTACTCGGGCCACCCGGTGGCGGCGGCCGTCGCGGTCGCGAACCTGAAGCTGCTGCGCGACGAGGGCATCGTCGAGCGCGTGAAGCACGACACGGGCCCGTACTTCCAGGCGCTGATGCGCGAGACCTTCGCGCGTCACCCGATCGTCGGCGAGGTGCACGGCCACGGCCTCGTCGCGAGCCTGCAGCTCGCCGAGGCGCCGGCCGAACGCCGCCGCTTCGCGAACGGCGGCGACGTCGGCACGATCTGCCGCGACTTCTGCTTCAACGGCAACCTGATCATGCGCGCGACCGGCGACCGGATGCTGCTGTCGCCGCCGCTCGTGATCTCGCGTCAGGAAATCGATGAACTCGTATCGAAGGCGAAAAAAGCAGTCGATGCAACCGCCCAGCAACTGGGTATTTCGTAA
- a CDS encoding ABC transporter permease subunit gives MRTSAPSSSAPVSSGAVAAAAAPARKRRFAVLSRFLPSGRSVAIGVPFVWLAIFFALPFVLVLKISFADQVMGIPPYTSLVEIKDGVVHFALQLSHYAFLLQDDLYIATYLSSLKMAAVSTVLCLLIGYPMAYYIARSEPNRRNVLMMAVMLPFWTSFLIRVYAWIGILKDDGLLNHALIALGIIHTPLRLYHSDAGVYIGMVYSYLPFMVMPLYAHLVKMDLTLLEAAYDLGAKPWVAFTRITLPLSKNGIIAGSLLVFIPAVGEYVIPELLGGADTLMIGRVMWDEFFNNMDWPMASAVTVAMVMLLLVPMALFQYYQVKELEDAK, from the coding sequence ATGAGAACTTCCGCCCCCTCCTCCTCCGCGCCGGTGTCGTCCGGCGCCGTGGCCGCGGCAGCGGCCCCCGCGCGCAAGCGCCGCTTCGCCGTGCTGTCGCGCTTCCTGCCGTCGGGCCGCAGCGTCGCGATCGGCGTGCCGTTCGTGTGGCTCGCGATCTTCTTCGCGCTGCCGTTCGTGCTGGTGCTGAAGATCAGCTTCGCCGACCAGGTGATGGGCATCCCGCCGTACACGTCGCTCGTCGAGATCAAGGACGGCGTCGTGCACTTCGCGCTGCAGCTGTCGCACTACGCGTTCCTGCTGCAGGACGACCTGTACATCGCGACCTACCTCAGCTCGCTGAAGATGGCCGCCGTGTCGACGGTGCTGTGCCTGCTGATCGGCTATCCGATGGCGTACTACATCGCACGCTCGGAACCGAACCGCCGCAACGTGCTGATGATGGCCGTGATGCTGCCGTTCTGGACGTCGTTCCTGATCCGCGTGTACGCATGGATCGGAATCCTGAAGGACGACGGCCTGCTGAACCACGCGCTGATCGCGCTGGGCATCATCCACACGCCGCTGCGGCTCTATCACAGCGACGCGGGCGTCTACATCGGGATGGTCTATTCGTACCTGCCGTTCATGGTGATGCCGCTGTACGCGCACCTCGTGAAGATGGACCTGACGCTGCTCGAGGCCGCGTACGACCTGGGCGCGAAGCCGTGGGTCGCGTTCACGCGCATCACGCTGCCGCTGTCGAAGAACGGGATCATCGCCGGCAGCCTGCTGGTGTTCATTCCGGCGGTGGGCGAGTACGTGATTCCCGAGCTGCTCGGCGGCGCGGACACGCTGATGATCGGCCGCGTGATGTGGGACGAGTTCTTCAACAACATGGACTGGCCGATGGCGTCCGCGGTGACGGTCGCGATGGTGATGCTGCTGCTGGTGCCGATGGCGCTGTTCCA